TCTGCCTCGGTGATTGGTAATGCGcggtgtagtagtcgtcgatgcATCCGAACTGACAGAACTTGACGCTGTGCACGTATTCGACGGGCCTGGTGTGGTTGAAACGCCCCACCCACATTCCCATGCTCACGTCTTCCATTTTGAAGAGCTGCACAGCAAGCAAAATGTGAATTAGTCATCTTCTTTTTATTACCAGAAGAAACGAACTCGTGGTCTGTCCACGTTTTTATGTTCAGATTCTCTTCTTTCCAACCCGGTTCAAGTTATCTTGTGCATGGAAATCTGCACAGTTTTTTAATATGGTTTTACGGCTGTTCCACTGGGAGCACAAACATAATCTGGTGAAATTCTGGTTCATTCTGGTGGTATGCAAATTGTTGACTAATTTCTGTAGCATGCGGGCCAGAAGCATTTGTCTGAACTTACCCTTAATTTATGATCTGTAAATTCTGAAACAATAGAATCTGCGATATCAGCAGATATAACATATCCAGGACCATTTGCATATGTTGGATAATCCTCTTCTGGCCACTCCTGTCAAGTAGAGTACAATAGAAAAGCAGAGATAAGAAATATGTGCATTTACTGCGGACACCGTACACTGCTTTTGGTTAATGGGGTAACTTGATTGGAACTTAAAGTGGAAAAGCATAATAGACGTGTCTAGTATTCAGATAGTACTACCTGTTGAAATTCAGAGTAATTACCTACTGGAAAATATGAAATTATGACAGGAAGTCTGAGGCAGCACACACTAACTTTGAGAGTAAAGTTGTGCATTCTTCCTACAGATTTATTCAGGCTCTAGCAAGCAACAAAGCAAACTGTCCTACTGGAAGGAACTAATGACTGCATCTTTTATAGCAACTTTGGCTCATACATAAATTACAGCAAGGGGCAagtacgagaactcatctattttaAATAAGAACAGAAAGTTAAATAACTTCTGGACTGTTTGCTACAGCAATGTAGAGAAGCACTAACTTAATAAACCGATGAAAAAAAAGGACAATCATTATGAAATCAACTCTTCAAGTTTACCTCGTAAGTAACAGCCCATTTCCCAATGCGCAATGGATTGTGGCGATAATTCATGTTCCCTATATAAAGACTTCTACCGGTCGGTATTTTCTTAACTTCAGCCATTACTGCATCAAGTCTAACAAAAGTATCATCATCACATTTCATTATATATTTCGCAGAGACGGCACGGACCTGAGAGAAAAAGGGTTCATTGGTGGCAAATAGTCAATACAGAGACTTAATTAGCAAATTTGAAAATGGGTACTAGCTCTTACACATACCCCATATTCGCATATGGCAACCGTCTTCAGAACAACCAGATCATAGCTGTCCATGAATGGCACAATGACAATGTCCCCAAAAAATTCTGCTTCCTTTTTCAACTCAAGATTCACTTCCTTTCTGGCATGCTGCAGATAAGGTAATTGAAAAGCTCAAGCCCATAGATAGTGGAGTACACAGGTAGGAATTACTAAGCCATAGATTGAGTCAACAAAAATTACCAGCGCAACAAAAAATCGAGCGACGACATTCGAAGTCTTCTGAGCAGCAGACATCCATGTCTTGCGAGCAGCCATACGCTCTGCAAAATGGTTGCCTGCTGACAGGATGCCGATGAATATCTCGGCTGGTTCTTCTGGCAGGGGAGGGGCCTGCCAAGCTGGAAACATCTCAAGGTGTTTCTGCGGTGCAAAGCTAGGATGTGTAGTGGGCAAAGTCCCCGCAAACACTGATTGCACATCAAGGTCCCCATTCAATGATAGGCCAGTAGCATCCTCAAGCCCAAACCCCTGCAAACACCACCAGAGACAAAAGTTAGCCGCAGTGCCCCACCATTTTAACATCTAATTATGCTTCTCGTATCTTGATGCGCAGAGAGTTGACACTTACGATGCGGTACGGGAATGACGTCACATGCCGGCCATCAACATTCACATGATATCCCTCCAATCCAGCGGTGAGAGTAAGAACAAAGAGGCGGTCCTCCACAAATGGGTATGGCCAAGAACTAGAAACCTTCTTGGTGCGGCCAATGAGGTGATTCAACCACCATGTGGTCTTGGACTCGTTGGACTGATCTTCGTCCTGAATCCACTTCTCACACTTGACCATCCCATCCACTGAACAACAATTCAATCAATTTTATCTATCTATCGTACAGCCAAAACAATCAATAACAGAGTAGCTAAACAGTACTAGTATGATCAGTCAGGCAACAAACAAAGAGAAAACAGGGTGTAGCATACCAGTCTCCTCGTCGGCACGGGACATCCAGCCCTCGCATCGGATCGAGGTGCCCCACTGCATGCGGTAGCAGGTGTTCTGCTCGATGATGGGCTTGCCGCTCCAGTCGCCGCGGAGGCGGGGGTTGAAGTGGAGGATCCTGGGCGGGTCCTCGCCGTCCACGGTCTTAAGCCCCTGCAGCTCCATCATGAACTGGGAGACCATGAGCGGCTCCTCCCCCTCCCTGAGCTGCGCGATCTTGGGGTCCCGCTCGGGGTGCGCGGCGTACGGCGTGGCGGCGACGGTGATGTAGGACCCCAGCGTGAGCCCGCAGGGGAGCTCCACGGTCCGGCCCCGGGCCCGGAACTCGTCGCCGGCGAGCACGATGGAGTGCGGGCACTTGGCCCTGTCCTCGTCGTCCAGCGGGTCCGGCAGGGAGGCGCCCCCGAGGGCGTAGAGGTCGGCGAAGACGCGGGccccggcggcggcggcctcggcggcggcctTGCGCAGCGAGCCGCCGGCGCGGGAGGAGTTGAGGCGGCCGAGGTCGAGCCCGGAGACGATCCCCGACGGCGCCGCCTCGAGGGCCTCGCGGTGCGCGCGCACGGAGGGCCGCGCCGGCGCGCCCCGCCCGCCCGCCGCGTCGTCGCCGTCGACGTGCAGGTGGCGCGCCCCCGCCCCCGCGGCGCCGGGCAGGGGCAGGGAGGGCGGCGAGGCGAGGAGCACCTGGAAGAGCGCGTAGGCGAGGAGGAAGAGGGCCGCGAAGGCCTGGAGCGCGCGGCGGCGGGAGGACGCTGACGCGCCGGCCGCCATCCCCGCCGGTGGCCTCCGCATTGCGcccgcaaaccctaaccctaggggGGGGGAGCAGGCAGGGGGGGCGGCCGGAGCAGAGAGGGGCGCAACGCAACGCGGCGCGGCCCACGGAGGGGTGATGGATGGAAAGGGGACGGGAAAGCCGAGGCCGCGGGACGGGCGTGGTACGTGTCCGCCGCGTTGTTCTGAAGAGATGATCGACGGTTTCCGCCTCGTTCAAACCGATGCAGGGCGCATTATTCTAGCGCTAGTTTATTGTGAAAAGCAGCGCGCCTAATTTACTCCGTTGCGCGCACACAGTGGGTTCGGCAGGCGGGGGGAGGGTTGCGTTGCCTGGGCTGGGCGCACGGTGGATCGGCCTGCTGCCGTGCCGTGTACGTGGGGGCGCTGGTGTGCGTGGCGCTGTGGACTGAGTGTGTGGACGACGAGGGGTGAACGTACGCGTGGGGTAAAGCGGCGCGCGCCGGCGCTGGGGTGGGGGTGGGCTTGGAGCGGGCGAAGCATCCCTTGCGGTTGGGTTGACCGGTGCTCACCTGGGTCGGCCGTTGAACATTCGCTGCTAGTAAATCCAAACGGAATGATTCCATGGAGCGATACGGTCCCGGAAGGTTTACATCTTGTTGCACGGGGGTGGACGGCCGGCCGTTTCTATGTGCGCCCCCCGTCTTTGTTTGGATTTGTCCGTTTGATTTGAGAAACCTAACGAGGGAACGTTCTCTGATTGGTCTTGACGAGCGAACGGCACGGCATGGCATGAATGTGGTGCGAGGAGGGAGATGGCACCGTCGAGGCGTCGGTGCCTCTTTTTTTTTTTGACTTGCTACCGGCAAAAGAAGCGGTTCGAGGGGGAATGGAATGAGGCGCTGATGGTGAGCACGGCGAGGGTGGAGGAACATTGCCTCGGGTCAGTGTTTGTGTTGTGGTGTCTATGGTGTGCATTGGCTTGTATGGTTGATGTTGCTTTATATGTAAAGCGGGGCCAAAGCTTTTCCGGTAGTGGAAGATTAGAGCTGTTGTGAATGTCTCATCTTTACGTTCATCCTTACCATTGCACCACTCGCGGATCATTGCACATGACTGCCTTTGTGTCTGTCATGCTCGAGTGTCGTCCTCATGGTTGGCGGCAGATCTCCATCCATGAGATAAGACGAATTTTACGACGAGATGTCAAAACCCTCTTGAAAGGATCGGTATAGTCGACTAGACgaggtgaataggagactacaaattgTAAGCTTAATTGCCAACTTTAGGAATATGCGGGTAAAGCAGGTTCTCTAGAATGTGGTGCCAGGAGGAGAGTGTTAGAAAGATGGCGTCGTCGAGGTGTTGATGCCTTGACTTGCTATGAGCAAAAAAGGTGGTGTTGGTGTGAGGGAATGAGGCGTTGATGGTGAGTACAATGAGGGTGGACGAACATTGTTGATAGAGCGAGGGATGGTCCGGAGGAGGTGGCAGTTGTTAGGGCATGTCTCTCtctaagtagttttggtgattgatgacaatgcttttgcggactaatcgtgtgcgttgagtttttCAGAGATTCATTCATTAGCACGAGACGATTCTTTCCCCTCGGAGCTTTAAGTGAAGACGGTGTAATCTCTTTCGTTTcggttttggtggacttgagtcgtaggagacaccgtactatcaagagggggtccgcagtggaaaggctagggtggaatcaacacatacacttCTCTTTTGCACCCCCAGCTCATTTCCTCTCCTTGGAGTTTGTCGTTTTGTTGGAAGTGGAGATTGTGAGGAGATAGCGTAGTACCGccaccagcgcggtagtaccgcccatggtcCTCAAGGTGCAGTACCGTTGTcctacaacggtagtaccgcttgggtgcaTCAGCGGCAGTACCGTCCTGGTTTGGCActgctaccgcctcgattcgaggatGTCTCTTCTCATGTCGGGTTATGCGGCAGTAGTAGCGGCagtagcagcggtagtaccgcttgggtgcaTCAGCGGCAGTACCGTCCTGGTTCGgcactactaccgcctcgattcgaggatGTCTCTTCGCATGTCGGGTTATGTGGCagtagcagcggtagtaccgcttgggtgcaTCAGCGGCAGTACCGTCCTGGTTTGGCActgctaccgcctcgattcgaggatGTCTCTNNNNNNNNNNNNNNNNNNNNNNNNNNNNNNNNNNNNNNNNNNNNNNNNNNNNNNNNNNNNNNNNNNNNNNNNNNNNNNNNNNNNNNNNNNNNNNNNNNNNNNNNNNNNNNNNNNNNNNNNNNNNNNNNNNNNNNNNNNNNNNNNNNNNNNNNNNNNNNNNNNNNNNNNNNNNNNNNNNNNNNNNNNNNNNNNNNNNNNNNNNNNNNNNNNNNNNNNNNNNNNNNNNNNNNNNNNNNNNNNNNNNNNNNNNNNNNNNNNNNNNNNNNNNNNNNNNNNNNNNNNNNNNNNNNNNNNNNNNNNNNNNNNNNNNNNNNNNNNNNNNNNNNNNNNNNNNNNNNNNNNNNNNNNNNNNNNNNNNNNNNNNNNNNNNNNNNNNNNNNNNNNNNNNNNNNNNNNNNNNNNNNNNNNNNNNNNNNNNNNNNNNNNNNNNNNNNNNNNNNNNNNNNNNNNNNNNNNNNNNNNNNNNNNNNNNNNNNNNNNNNNNNNNNNNNNNNNNNNNNNNNNNTGCATCAGCGGCAGTACCGTCCTGGTTCGgcactactaccgcctcgattcgaggatGTCTCTTCTCATGTCGGGTTATGTGGCagtagcagcggtagtaccgcttgggtgcaTCGGCGGCAGTATCGTCCTGGTTCGGCActgctaccgcctcgattcgaggatGTCTCTTctcgtgtcgggttgtgcggcagtagtagcggcagtagcagcggtagtaccgcccgtgagtgGCAGTACCACAACTACCACCGCTACTAGTGACGCCCAAACCCTCTTTCTCTCTCCCGTTCTCCCTCTTATGCATCTGCTCTCAGTCTTCATGGTAGTACCGCTGGTGGTCGCGGTAGTACGCTGCTACCAGAAGTAGTACCGCTCcactgagcagtagtaccgctctgcgCGGGCTGAAGAGGGGGTAACagttggattggttcccccactataaaaggaggtcttcttctccaagttgacctacctcttttcccccaagctccattattgctccaaagctcattatcgcctgatctctctccctagctaatcaaacttgttgattttttagggattggttgagagggcccggatctacacttccaccaagagaaatttgattccccacactaatcccttgcggatcttgttactcttaggtgtttgagcatcctagacggttgaggtcaccttggagccacattccattgtggtgaagctccgtaaTATCGTTGGGAGCTTCCaatcaagttgtggagattgccctaaccttgtttgtaaaggttcggtcgcctccttcaagggcaccactagtggaatcacggcatctcgcattgtgtgagggcatgaggaaaaTACGAtggtcctagtggcttcttggggagcatttgttggggaacgtagcagaaattcaaaaattttctacgcatcaccaagatcaatctatggagatactagcaacgagagaggggggagtgcatcttcatacccttgaagatcgcgatgcggaagcgttacaagaacgcggtcgatggagtcgttcatgaagcaattcagatcgcggccgaatctgatctaagcaccgaagaacggtgcctccgtgttcaacacacgtacaacccggtgacgtctcccgtgccttgatccagcaaggagagagggagaggttgaggaagactccgtccagcagcagcacaacggcatggtggtgatggaggagcatggcactccagcagggcttcgccaagcactgcgagagacgaggagggagaggggtagggctggccAGGGAGAGGAAAACTCATCCGTTGGGCAGCCCCAAGACCCCCatcatatataggggaaggggagagggggccggccccctccagatcccatctagaggggaggggcggcggccaggagggggagacttgccccccaagcaaggtgcaggcgcccccctcccctagggttttcaaccctaggcgccttgggcccttggggaggggcgcaccagcccactaggggctggttccctcccatattcagcccattaagtcccccggggtagatggccccacccggtggacctccggacaccttttggtggtcccagtacaataccgataacccccgaaactattccggtgactgaaactggacttcccatatataaatctttacctccggaccattctggaactcgtcGTTGTGGAAAATATGAGATGGCTGTATATTATGTTGTTGTGTTGATCCGACCCTCGTAGGGGTATATATAGTAGTACAATATATGAGGGAGAGAGACTTGGGGTAGAGGGCAAGTCGTACACAGTTTAACCCTATCTATCTCTAACTCCTAATCTCTAACTTAAACATAATTATacttctaacattccccctcagtcgtagcgggagtgaagcAGACGATTACGACTGAATTTGAAGTCTTGCGCTTCCGTCGTCTTCTCCGCTGCATCATCATCAACTAAGTCTCTGATGGGTTGGCACCTAGGGCGGTGACTGCGTCCCCTTCTGGTGCCTCCCTTGActctcctctattccctcccgcagtcaTAGCGGGAGTGGCGTGGACGCTGGTGACGACGCGGACGCTATTGACTGGAGTTGTTGTTGATGTGTTGTTGTAGACCAAGCCATTAATGTCGATGTCGAGATAGCCGATCATGGTGATGTAGCCGTGGTCAAtgtagtcgtcgtcgatggtgtagtagtcgtcgatgatgaagccgcacaaagccgGAGGCACAAAAAATGTGCAATGACGAGCTGCAGACGTGGACAATGCACCTTGCGTATGTCAAAGGGTGCCGTCGGCGATGAGTCCACCGGTTTTGCCAAGACCAGAGGAagcccatcgagcacacatcggttttgccagAACCGTGTGGCTGTGTAGGGTCCTCACTGTAGTGACGCCGTGTCAATGCAGTTGTGTTGTCGTGGATGACGCGGTCGATGCCGTCGTCGTGACGTGGTCATTGCCGTTGTCGTGGTTGCGTCTTGCAGAAAAGTCTGTCAGAGGACGCTAGGTGTCCATCTCGTGGACAAGGCAGTGGCGGTGtgttgacgaagatgttggtgaagaccacGTTAATGAAGACCTTGGCGATGAAGTGTCGGCGATGGCGTCGCAGTGGCGTGTCGACTATGATATGTCGCTTGAAGGCGTCCCTCGCGGTGACGAAGTGTCGATGTCGTGAGCCCGTGACTTGCTGAAGAAGACGATGACAATTGCACCTCGTTCCACATAGCTTGGTGTAGATCGCTTGGTGCGGGCGAGGGTGACAGGGTGTCCATGTGCGTCCGGTCGCCGGCTCGTACCTGTGATGATCTAATTTTCTGGGCGATGGCTCGGCTGGCGATGGAGAGTCGATGTAGCTCGAGCGCTGCAGTAGCTCGATGTAGGTCGCTCAGTGCGTTGGAGGTTGACGCCGGCGAAGTGCTCTCCCGTGATTTGAATCTGAGACACAGCGGCTCGGTGAATCTTTGCATGCATTGGCTGAAGGCCGTGTATGTTGATGGAGTAGATTCCTGGTCAGCTCCTGTTCCGATGCGGCCACATGAGCTACACCTATCCTGCATTGGAGTAAATTGCCGCAGGAGTGTCTGCTGCTTCACAGGCGTGTGCGTGCGAGGCCGCCACTGGAGGTCGAGCGGGTCGTCGGGTCGATAGAGCTGCAGACATGAAGAGTCGCATTCCGCAGGTGTCGGCCAGGAGAGCCCCATGCGAGATCATGGGAGGGGCGTGATCTTAGCCGCTTTGGCCGGGTCGCCTCTTCTTCGCTTAGCACCTGGTGTCTCGTGCTGATGCGATCTACGTTGCCTGCACCTGAGCTGGATGGAGTCCGCGCCGCCGCGGGCGTCGCTGATTGAAGCTGGGTCTCCGGTGATCTGTGGCTCTGGCTCGATCATGCACGCGGAGCAGTACGACGTTGAGTCATCCAGAAGCCACGTGATTCTGGATCAAGCTCACGGGATCGGCTCGAGGAAGACTCGGGTGCTCGATGTAGTTCTTGTACGGCTCGATGTAGGGCTGGGAGATGTGTCGTCTGTCGAGGTAGGATGGTGGCGCCGCCACCGCACGGATCTACTGGTTTTCTTCGTCGGATAAGATCAATCTAATAAGAATTTATCTGCCTAATAGAAAAAGAATTCAATCTAACTGAATACCGAAAATTGGAATTGACCTATTTTATGAAACTGATCTAATCTATGGAACCGATGTGATCTTTTGATCGATCGGGTGCCGCGCCCCTGGGGAGAGGAGATTAATCTCCCCGGGGGCGGCGTGCTGCGAAAGTGGTGGAAGGTCCTAAGATCGGCGTCGTGAGACTAACCGCTCTAATACCATGTGGAAAATATGAGATGGCTGAATATTATGTTGTTGTGTTGATCTGACCCTCGTAGGGGTATATATAGTAGTACAATATATGAGGGAGATAGACTTGGAGTAGAGGGCAAGTCGTACACAGTTTAACCCTATCTATCTCTAACTCCTAATCTCTAACTTAAACATAATTATACTTCTAacactcgtgacgtccgggatctcatctgggactccgaacaacattcgataaccacatacaaacttcctttataaccctagcatcatcgaaccttaagtgtgtagaccctacgggttcgggaatcatgtagacatgaccgagacagctctctggccaataaccaatagcgggatctggatacccatgttggcttccacatgttccacgatgatctcatcggatgaaccatgatgtcaaggattcaagcaatcccgtatgcaattccctttgtcaattggtacgttacttgcccgagatttgatcatcggtatcccaatacctcgttcaatctcgttaccggcaagtcactttacttgttccgtaatgcatgatcccgtgactaactacttagccacattgagctcattatgatgatgcattaccgagtgggcccagagatacctctccgtcatacggagtgacaaatcccagtctcgattcgtgccaacccaacagacactttcggagatacctgtagtgtacctttatagtcacccagttacgttgtgacgtttggtacacccaaagcactcttatggtatccgggagttacacaatctcatggtctaaggaaatgatacttgacattagaaaagctctagcaaacgaactacacgatcttgtgctatgcttaggattgggtcttgtccatcacatcattctcctaatgatgtgatcccgttatcaatgacatccaatgtccatggtcaggaaaccatgaccatctgttgatcaacgagctagtcaactagaggctcactagggacatgttgtggtctatgtattcacacatgcattgcggtttccagtcaatacaattatagcatgaacaatagacaattatcatgaacaaggaaatacaataataaccattttattattgcctctagggcatatttccaacagtctcccacttgcactagagtcaatagtttacttcacatcactatgtgattgtaatgaatcaacacccacggggtttgatcatatctcactttgaagagaggttattagtcaacgggtctgaatctttcagatctgtgtgtgctttacaaatctctatgtcatctcctagatgcagctaccacgctctatttggagttattccaaataactgttctactatacgaatccggtttactactcagaataatccggattagtgtcaaagtttgcatcggcgtaaccctttacgatgaactcttttaccacctccataatcgagaaaattccttagtccactagttactaaggataactttgaccactgtcctgtgatccattcctggatcactcttgtaccccttgactgactcatggcaaggcacactttaggtgcggtacacagcatagcatactgtagagcctacgtctgaagcataggggacgaccttcgtcctttctctctcttctgccgtggtcaggtcttgagtcttactcaattactcacaccttataacacaaccaagaactccttctttgccgatctattttgaactccttcaaaatcttgtcacggtatgtattcatttgaaagtactattaagcattttttatctatctttatagatcttgatgctcaatgttcaagtagcttaatccaggttttccattgaaaaacacttttcaaataatgttatatgctttctagaaattctacatcatttatgatcaacaatatgtcaacaacatatactcatcagaaattctatagtgctcccactcacttctttggaaatacaagtttctcataaactttgtataaacccaaaatctttgatcatctcatcaaagcgtatattccaactccgagatgcttactccagtcttagaaggattgctggagctttgcatacttgttagcatctttcaggattgacaaaaccttctggttgtatcacatacaacctttcctcaagaatatcgtcgaggaaacaatgttttgacatcctatctgcaagatttcataaatcatgcagtaattgctaatataattccaacagactcttagcatcactacgagtgagaaagtctcatcgtagtcaactccttgaacttgtcggaaaacatcttagcgacaagtcgagctttcttaatggtgatacttaccatcattgtccgtcttccttttaaaatccatctgtacccaacacccttacgaccatcaagtagttcttccaaagtctacactttgttttcatacatggatcctctctcggattttatggcctcgagccatttgtcggaatccgggcccaccatcgcttctccatagcttgtaggttcattgttgtctagcaacatgacctccaagacaggattaccgtaccactctgaagcagtacgcgtccttgtcgtcctaggaggtttggtagtgacttgatccaaagtttcgtgatcactatcatcaacttccacttcaattggtgtaggtgccacaagaacaacttcctgtgccctgctacacactggttgaagtgatggttcaataacctcatcaagtctccaccatcctcccactcaattctttcgagagaaacttttcctcgagaaaggacccgtttaagaaacaatcacttttgcttacggatctgaaataggaggtatacccaactgttttgggtgacctatgaagatgcatttatctgttttgggttcgagcttactaggatgaaactttttcacataagcatcgcagccccaaacttttaagaaatgacagcttaggtttctctaaaccatagttcacacggtgtcatctcaacggaattatgtggtgccctattaaagtgaatgcggttgtctctaatgcctaatccataaacgatagtggtaattcgataagagacatcatggtatgttccatatccaatagggtgcatctatgatgtttggacataccatcacactatggtgttccaggcggtattagttgtgaaacaatttccacaatgtcttaattgtgtaccaaacacgtaactcagatattcatctctatgatcatatcatagacattttatcctcttgtcatgacgatcttcaacttcactctgaaattacttgaacctttcaataattcagacttgtgtttcatcaagtaaatatactcagcatctactcaaatcatttgtgaagtaagaacataatgatatccactgcgtgcctcagcactcattggactgcacatatcaaaatgcattacttccaacaagttgctttcttgttccatcttactgaaaacgaggcttttcagtctacatgtctcaagtgatttagaatcaagtgagtccacacgatccatctgcatggagtttcttcatgcgcacataccaatagacatggtccgcatgtctcaaacttttcaaaaacgagtgagtccaaagatccatcaacatggagcttc
Above is a window of Triticum dicoccoides isolate Atlit2015 ecotype Zavitan chromosome 5B, WEW_v2.0, whole genome shotgun sequence DNA encoding:
- the LOC119310388 gene encoding hydroxyproline O-galactosyltransferase GALT6-like; amino-acid sequence: MRRPPAGMAAGASASSRRRALQAFAALFLLAYALFQVLLASPPSLPLPGAAGAGARHLHVDGDDAAGGRGAPARPSVRAHREALEAAPSGIVSGLDLGRLNSSRAGGSLRKAAAEAAAAGARVFADLYALGGASLPDPLDDEDRAKCPHSIVLAGDEFRARGRTVELPCGLTLGSYITVAATPYAAHPERDPKIAQLREGEEPLMVSQFMMELQGLKTVDGEDPPRILHFNPRLRGDWSGKPIIEQNTCYRMQWGTSIRCEGWMSRADEETVDGMVKCEKWIQDEDQSNESKTTWWLNHLIGRTKKVSSSWPYPFVEDRLFVLTLTAGLEGYHVNVDGRHVTSFPYRIGFGLEDATGLSLNGDLDVQSVFAGTLPTTHPSFAPQKHLEMFPAWQAPPLPEEPAEIFIGILSAGNHFAERMAARKTWMSAAQKTSNVVARFFVALHARKEVNLELKKEAEFFGDIVIVPFMDSYDLVVLKTVAICEYGVRAVSAKYIMKCDDDTFVRLDAVMAEVKKIPTGRSLYIGNMNYRHNPLRIGKWAVTYEEWPEEDYPTYANGPGYVISADIADSIVSEFTDHKLRLFKMEDVSMGMWVGRFNHTRPVEYVHSVKFCQFGCIDDYYTAHYQSPRQMLCLWDKLQAGRPWCCNMR